Proteins from a genomic interval of Rosa chinensis cultivar Old Blush chromosome 2, RchiOBHm-V2, whole genome shotgun sequence:
- the LOC112188017 gene encoding wall-associated receptor kinase-like 8 isoform X3 produces MIVNMLYSFYRSYLFHLLSPEELMMMQIPVHQMIFILLLSICRASTAALQMAIGDCPTECGDVIIPYPFGIGPNASCYYDEWFQIDCNESTKGKPFLTRTKLEVLNISTEGRLQVYSPVTFFCEGNDSSQAADLRNSPFVYSQSYNIFTAVSCNSFASLSSADFVVGGCSKFAFLVDKDWFGNSTTSSSTISDITATMKSIPKVPVALDWSINNHTRQFDSFNKFIVDRHQYQLNMYNYYINFSTIWDPSCYIYTSPAVNWSEIYCSCSSGFEGNPYLGEDSCYDIDECQDAFACFGHTKCVNEYGWYRCEDDRRKAKWILAAGLSSSLGLLLLLIGVWLGYKFLKKKKEIKRKKMFFKRNGGLLLEQQLSSGEVNVEKIKLFKSQELEKSTDNFNVDRILGQGGQGTVYKGMLEDGKIVAVKKSKIVDESQLSEFINEVVILSQINHRNVVQLLGCCLETEVPLLVYEFIPNGTLSKYITEQVEDFTLTWKMRLRIATEIAGALSYLHYAASFPIYHRDIKSTNILLDDKYRAKIADFGTSRSIAIDQTHLTTSLVHGTFGYLDPEYFQSSQFTEKSDVYSFGVVLVELLTGQKPISFLRSEDEGRSLATYFILSMHKDRLFEIVDAQVLKEGSKADIVIVANLARRCLNLNGRKRPTMREVTSELEGIQMTEKTSNGEQNYEEVEFVRTELVEPWDIPSSSTGTGSALDVCRVSSFHEIPLLSFKSR; encoded by the exons ATGATCGTCAATATGCTTTACAGCTTCTATAGATCATACTTGTTCCATCTGCTTAGTCCAGAAGAATTAATGATGATGCAAATTCCTGTTCATCAAATGATATTCATTTTGCTGTTATCCATATGCCGCGCAAGTACTGCTGCACTACAGATGGCAATAGGTGATTGCCCAACGGAGTGTGGAGATGTTATCATCCCGTACCCTTTCGGGATTGGACCTAATGCAAGTTGTTACTATGACGAATGGTTTCAGATCGACTGCAACGAATCTACCAAAGGGAAGCCTTTCTTGACGCGTACCAAATTGGAGGTGCTGAATATATCTACCGAAGGAAGGCTTCAGGTGTACAGCCCCGTTACATTCTTCTGCGAGGGAAATGATAGTAGCCAAGCGGCGGATTTAAGGAACAGCCCTTTCGTCTACTCTCAAAGCTACAACATATTCACTGCAGTGAGTTGCAATTCCTTTGCCTCGTTGAGTTCCGCAGACTTTGTTGTTGGCGGATGCAG TAAGTTTGCCTTCCTGGTTGACAAAGATTGGTTTGGGAACAGCACCACTTCATCATCAACAATTTCTGACATTACAGCTACCATGAAGAGTATACCCAAGGTTCCTGTAGCACTAGACTGGAGCATAAACAACCACACTAGGCAATTTGATTCATTTAACAAGTTCATTGTTGATCGTCATCAGTATCAACTCAATAtgtataattactacattaatTTCTCAACGATTTGGGACCCGTCTTGCTATATTTACACTTCGCCTGCAGTCAACTGGTCGGAAATTTATTGTTCCTGCAGCAGTGGTTTCGAAGGAAATCCGTATCTCGGAGAAGATTCTTGTTATG ACATTGATGAATGCCAGGATGCTTTCGCATGCTTTGGCCACACCAAGTGTGTGAACGAGTATGGTTGGTACCGATGTGAGGACGACCGGAGAAAAGCTAAATGGATCCTTGCCGCAG GTTTGAGCTCGAGCCTTGGACTCTTATTGTTGCTTATTGGTGTGTGGCTTGGATACAAAttcctgaagaaaaaaaaagagataaaacGAAAAAAGATGTTCTTCAAGCGAAATGGTGGTTTATTATTAGAACAGCAATTATCGTCAGGTGAAGTTAATGTTGAGAAAATCAAATTGTTCAAATCACAAGAGTTAGAGAAGTCTACTGATAATTTTAATGTGGATAGAATTCTTGGTCAAGGAGGTCAAGGTACTGTATACAAAGGCATGTTGGAGGACGGGAAAATTGTTGCTGTGAAGAAGTCTAAAATAGTTGATGAAAGCCAACTTtcagaattcatcaatgaggtTGTTATTCTTTCCCAAATTAACCATAGAAATGTGGTTCAACTATTGGGTTGTTGTTTAGAGACAGAAGTTCCTCTTTTGGTTTATGAATTTATACCAAATGGAACCCTTTCCAAGTATATCACAGAGCAAGTTGAAGACTTCACACTAACATGGAAAATGCGCTTACGAATTGCCACAGAAATTGCAGGGGCTCTCTCGTACTTACACTATGCAGCTTCCTTTCCAATTTATCATAGAGATATCAAGTCTACAAACATACTCTTAGATGATAAATACAGAGCAAAAATTGCTGACTTTGGAACTTCGAGATCAATTGCTATTGACCAAACTCACCTGACCACATCACTTGTACATGGCACATTCGGTTACTTGGACCCTGAATACTTTCAGTCAAGCCAATTTACGGAGAAAAGTGATGTGTATAGCTTCGGGGTAGTTCTTGTTGAGCTCTTAACAGGACAAAAACCAATTTCTTTTCTAAGGTCTGAGGATGAAGGCAGAAGTCTTGCCACATATTTCATTCTTTCCATGCACAAAGATCGTCTATTTGAAATTGTTGATGCTCAAGTTTTGAAGGAAGGATCGAAAGCAGATATTGTAATAGTGGCAAACCTTGCAAGAAGATGTTTGAATTTGAACGGAAGGAAGCGCCCTACAATGAGAGAAGTCACATCAGAGCTAGAAGGGATTCAAATGACAGAAAAGACTTCTAATGGTGAACAAAACTATGAAGAGGTTGAATTTGTTAGAACTGAATTAGTTGAGCCATGGGATATTCCTTCGAGTTCAACAGGAACAGGATCAGCTTTGGATGTTTGTCGGGTTTCATCATTCCATGAAATCCCACTATTATCTTTCAAGTCAAGATGA
- the LOC112188017 gene encoding wall-associated receptor kinase-like 8 isoform X1, with amino-acid sequence MIVNMLYSFYRSYLFHLLSPEELMMMQIPVHQMIFILLLSICRASTAALQMAIGDCPTECGDVIIPYPFGIGPNASCYYDEWFQIDCNESTKGKPFLTRTKLEVLNISTEGRLQVYSPVTFFCEGNDSSQAADLRNSPFVYSQSYNIFTAVSCNSFASLSSADFVVGGCRSVCDQDSDYLSCDIGINCCQTSIPPYLTVINATLSERTTNCSKFAFLVDKDWFGNSTTSSSTISDITATMKSIPKVPVALDWSINNHTRQFDSFNKFIVDRHQYQLNMYNYYINFSTIWDPSCYIYTSPAVNWSEIYCSCSSGFEGNPYLGEDSCYDIDECQDAFACFGHTKCVNEYGWYRCEDDRRKAKWILAAGLSSSLGLLLLLIGVWLGYKFLKKKKEIKRKKMFFKRNGGLLLEQQLSSGEVNVEKIKLFKSQELEKSTDNFNVDRILGQGGQGTVYKGMLEDGKIVAVKKSKIVDESQLSEFINEVVILSQINHRNVVQLLGCCLETEVPLLVYEFIPNGTLSKYITEQVEDFTLTWKMRLRIATEIAGALSYLHYAASFPIYHRDIKSTNILLDDKYRAKIADFGTSRSIAIDQTHLTTSLVHGTFGYLDPEYFQSSQFTEKSDVYSFGVVLVELLTGQKPISFLRSEDEGRSLATYFILSMHKDRLFEIVDAQVLKEGSKADIVIVANLARRCLNLNGRKRPTMREVTSELEGIQMTEKTSNGEQNYEEVEFVRTELVEPWDIPSSSTGTGSALDVCRVSSFHEIPLLSFKSR; translated from the exons ATGATCGTCAATATGCTTTACAGCTTCTATAGATCATACTTGTTCCATCTGCTTAGTCCAGAAGAATTAATGATGATGCAAATTCCTGTTCATCAAATGATATTCATTTTGCTGTTATCCATATGCCGCGCAAGTACTGCTGCACTACAGATGGCAATAGGTGATTGCCCAACGGAGTGTGGAGATGTTATCATCCCGTACCCTTTCGGGATTGGACCTAATGCAAGTTGTTACTATGACGAATGGTTTCAGATCGACTGCAACGAATCTACCAAAGGGAAGCCTTTCTTGACGCGTACCAAATTGGAGGTGCTGAATATATCTACCGAAGGAAGGCTTCAGGTGTACAGCCCCGTTACATTCTTCTGCGAGGGAAATGATAGTAGCCAAGCGGCGGATTTAAGGAACAGCCCTTTCGTCTACTCTCAAAGCTACAACATATTCACTGCAGTGAGTTGCAATTCCTTTGCCTCGTTGAGTTCCGCAGACTTTGTTGTTGGCGGATGCAGGTCAGTGTGTGATCAAGATTCTGACTACCTGAGTTGCGATATCGGTATTAACTGTTGTCAGACTAGTATTCCTCCATACCTCACTGTTATTAATGCTACCTTATCTGAGAGAACCACAAATTGCAGTAAGTTTGCCTTCCTGGTTGACAAAGATTGGTTTGGGAACAGCACCACTTCATCATCAACAATTTCTGACATTACAGCTACCATGAAGAGTATACCCAAGGTTCCTGTAGCACTAGACTGGAGCATAAACAACCACACTAGGCAATTTGATTCATTTAACAAGTTCATTGTTGATCGTCATCAGTATCAACTCAATAtgtataattactacattaatTTCTCAACGATTTGGGACCCGTCTTGCTATATTTACACTTCGCCTGCAGTCAACTGGTCGGAAATTTATTGTTCCTGCAGCAGTGGTTTCGAAGGAAATCCGTATCTCGGAGAAGATTCTTGTTATG ACATTGATGAATGCCAGGATGCTTTCGCATGCTTTGGCCACACCAAGTGTGTGAACGAGTATGGTTGGTACCGATGTGAGGACGACCGGAGAAAAGCTAAATGGATCCTTGCCGCAG GTTTGAGCTCGAGCCTTGGACTCTTATTGTTGCTTATTGGTGTGTGGCTTGGATACAAAttcctgaagaaaaaaaaagagataaaacGAAAAAAGATGTTCTTCAAGCGAAATGGTGGTTTATTATTAGAACAGCAATTATCGTCAGGTGAAGTTAATGTTGAGAAAATCAAATTGTTCAAATCACAAGAGTTAGAGAAGTCTACTGATAATTTTAATGTGGATAGAATTCTTGGTCAAGGAGGTCAAGGTACTGTATACAAAGGCATGTTGGAGGACGGGAAAATTGTTGCTGTGAAGAAGTCTAAAATAGTTGATGAAAGCCAACTTtcagaattcatcaatgaggtTGTTATTCTTTCCCAAATTAACCATAGAAATGTGGTTCAACTATTGGGTTGTTGTTTAGAGACAGAAGTTCCTCTTTTGGTTTATGAATTTATACCAAATGGAACCCTTTCCAAGTATATCACAGAGCAAGTTGAAGACTTCACACTAACATGGAAAATGCGCTTACGAATTGCCACAGAAATTGCAGGGGCTCTCTCGTACTTACACTATGCAGCTTCCTTTCCAATTTATCATAGAGATATCAAGTCTACAAACATACTCTTAGATGATAAATACAGAGCAAAAATTGCTGACTTTGGAACTTCGAGATCAATTGCTATTGACCAAACTCACCTGACCACATCACTTGTACATGGCACATTCGGTTACTTGGACCCTGAATACTTTCAGTCAAGCCAATTTACGGAGAAAAGTGATGTGTATAGCTTCGGGGTAGTTCTTGTTGAGCTCTTAACAGGACAAAAACCAATTTCTTTTCTAAGGTCTGAGGATGAAGGCAGAAGTCTTGCCACATATTTCATTCTTTCCATGCACAAAGATCGTCTATTTGAAATTGTTGATGCTCAAGTTTTGAAGGAAGGATCGAAAGCAGATATTGTAATAGTGGCAAACCTTGCAAGAAGATGTTTGAATTTGAACGGAAGGAAGCGCCCTACAATGAGAGAAGTCACATCAGAGCTAGAAGGGATTCAAATGACAGAAAAGACTTCTAATGGTGAACAAAACTATGAAGAGGTTGAATTTGTTAGAACTGAATTAGTTGAGCCATGGGATATTCCTTCGAGTTCAACAGGAACAGGATCAGCTTTGGATGTTTGTCGGGTTTCATCATTCCATGAAATCCCACTATTATCTTTCAAGTCAAGATGA
- the LOC112188017 gene encoding wall-associated receptor kinase-like 8 isoform X2, protein MMMQIPVHQMIFILLLSICRASTAALQMAIGDCPTECGDVIIPYPFGIGPNASCYYDEWFQIDCNESTKGKPFLTRTKLEVLNISTEGRLQVYSPVTFFCEGNDSSQAADLRNSPFVYSQSYNIFTAVSCNSFASLSSADFVVGGCRSVCDQDSDYLSCDIGINCCQTSIPPYLTVINATLSERTTNCSKFAFLVDKDWFGNSTTSSSTISDITATMKSIPKVPVALDWSINNHTRQFDSFNKFIVDRHQYQLNMYNYYINFSTIWDPSCYIYTSPAVNWSEIYCSCSSGFEGNPYLGEDSCYDIDECQDAFACFGHTKCVNEYGWYRCEDDRRKAKWILAAGLSSSLGLLLLLIGVWLGYKFLKKKKEIKRKKMFFKRNGGLLLEQQLSSGEVNVEKIKLFKSQELEKSTDNFNVDRILGQGGQGTVYKGMLEDGKIVAVKKSKIVDESQLSEFINEVVILSQINHRNVVQLLGCCLETEVPLLVYEFIPNGTLSKYITEQVEDFTLTWKMRLRIATEIAGALSYLHYAASFPIYHRDIKSTNILLDDKYRAKIADFGTSRSIAIDQTHLTTSLVHGTFGYLDPEYFQSSQFTEKSDVYSFGVVLVELLTGQKPISFLRSEDEGRSLATYFILSMHKDRLFEIVDAQVLKEGSKADIVIVANLARRCLNLNGRKRPTMREVTSELEGIQMTEKTSNGEQNYEEVEFVRTELVEPWDIPSSSTGTGSALDVCRVSSFHEIPLLSFKSR, encoded by the exons ATGATGATGCAAATTCCTGTTCATCAAATGATATTCATTTTGCTGTTATCCATATGCCGCGCAAGTACTGCTGCACTACAGATGGCAATAGGTGATTGCCCAACGGAGTGTGGAGATGTTATCATCCCGTACCCTTTCGGGATTGGACCTAATGCAAGTTGTTACTATGACGAATGGTTTCAGATCGACTGCAACGAATCTACCAAAGGGAAGCCTTTCTTGACGCGTACCAAATTGGAGGTGCTGAATATATCTACCGAAGGAAGGCTTCAGGTGTACAGCCCCGTTACATTCTTCTGCGAGGGAAATGATAGTAGCCAAGCGGCGGATTTAAGGAACAGCCCTTTCGTCTACTCTCAAAGCTACAACATATTCACTGCAGTGAGTTGCAATTCCTTTGCCTCGTTGAGTTCCGCAGACTTTGTTGTTGGCGGATGCAGGTCAGTGTGTGATCAAGATTCTGACTACCTGAGTTGCGATATCGGTATTAACTGTTGTCAGACTAGTATTCCTCCATACCTCACTGTTATTAATGCTACCTTATCTGAGAGAACCACAAATTGCAGTAAGTTTGCCTTCCTGGTTGACAAAGATTGGTTTGGGAACAGCACCACTTCATCATCAACAATTTCTGACATTACAGCTACCATGAAGAGTATACCCAAGGTTCCTGTAGCACTAGACTGGAGCATAAACAACCACACTAGGCAATTTGATTCATTTAACAAGTTCATTGTTGATCGTCATCAGTATCAACTCAATAtgtataattactacattaatTTCTCAACGATTTGGGACCCGTCTTGCTATATTTACACTTCGCCTGCAGTCAACTGGTCGGAAATTTATTGTTCCTGCAGCAGTGGTTTCGAAGGAAATCCGTATCTCGGAGAAGATTCTTGTTATG ACATTGATGAATGCCAGGATGCTTTCGCATGCTTTGGCCACACCAAGTGTGTGAACGAGTATGGTTGGTACCGATGTGAGGACGACCGGAGAAAAGCTAAATGGATCCTTGCCGCAG GTTTGAGCTCGAGCCTTGGACTCTTATTGTTGCTTATTGGTGTGTGGCTTGGATACAAAttcctgaagaaaaaaaaagagataaaacGAAAAAAGATGTTCTTCAAGCGAAATGGTGGTTTATTATTAGAACAGCAATTATCGTCAGGTGAAGTTAATGTTGAGAAAATCAAATTGTTCAAATCACAAGAGTTAGAGAAGTCTACTGATAATTTTAATGTGGATAGAATTCTTGGTCAAGGAGGTCAAGGTACTGTATACAAAGGCATGTTGGAGGACGGGAAAATTGTTGCTGTGAAGAAGTCTAAAATAGTTGATGAAAGCCAACTTtcagaattcatcaatgaggtTGTTATTCTTTCCCAAATTAACCATAGAAATGTGGTTCAACTATTGGGTTGTTGTTTAGAGACAGAAGTTCCTCTTTTGGTTTATGAATTTATACCAAATGGAACCCTTTCCAAGTATATCACAGAGCAAGTTGAAGACTTCACACTAACATGGAAAATGCGCTTACGAATTGCCACAGAAATTGCAGGGGCTCTCTCGTACTTACACTATGCAGCTTCCTTTCCAATTTATCATAGAGATATCAAGTCTACAAACATACTCTTAGATGATAAATACAGAGCAAAAATTGCTGACTTTGGAACTTCGAGATCAATTGCTATTGACCAAACTCACCTGACCACATCACTTGTACATGGCACATTCGGTTACTTGGACCCTGAATACTTTCAGTCAAGCCAATTTACGGAGAAAAGTGATGTGTATAGCTTCGGGGTAGTTCTTGTTGAGCTCTTAACAGGACAAAAACCAATTTCTTTTCTAAGGTCTGAGGATGAAGGCAGAAGTCTTGCCACATATTTCATTCTTTCCATGCACAAAGATCGTCTATTTGAAATTGTTGATGCTCAAGTTTTGAAGGAAGGATCGAAAGCAGATATTGTAATAGTGGCAAACCTTGCAAGAAGATGTTTGAATTTGAACGGAAGGAAGCGCCCTACAATGAGAGAAGTCACATCAGAGCTAGAAGGGATTCAAATGACAGAAAAGACTTCTAATGGTGAACAAAACTATGAAGAGGTTGAATTTGTTAGAACTGAATTAGTTGAGCCATGGGATATTCCTTCGAGTTCAACAGGAACAGGATCAGCTTTGGATGTTTGTCGGGTTTCATCATTCCATGAAATCCCACTATTATCTTTCAAGTCAAGATGA